A window of the Tursiops truncatus isolate mTurTru1 chromosome 14, mTurTru1.mat.Y, whole genome shotgun sequence genome harbors these coding sequences:
- the GAREM2 gene encoding GRB2-associated and regulator of MAPK protein 2 isoform X2, with the protein MEKLAAGLAGLRWSMGAFPLDLIVSRCRLPTLACLGPGKFKLLEQARDVREPVRYFSSVEEVASVFPDRIFVMEAITFSVKVVSGEFSEDSEVYNFTLHAGDELTLMGQAEILCAKTTKERSRFTTLLRKLGRAGALAGVGGGGGGPGGTGAAGGSGGARPIKGKMPCLICMNHRTNESLSLPFQCQGRFSTRSPLELQMQEGEHTVRAIIERVRLPVNVLVPSRPPRNPYDLHPVREGHCYKLVSIISKTVVLGLALRREGPAPLHFLLLTDMPRFALPQGLLAGDPRVERLVRDSASYCRERFDPDEYSTAVREAPAELAEDCASPRRARLCLPAPPRALRPARDPASGPGPTCDGDQEEYVSPDWAGAPEPAAPPAEIPYEELWTHQAAEGFAEGRTRPLPGPDLISFGATGPPHLEPEAAPPPVPPKSEAVKEECRLLNAPPVPPRGGSANGRLSGSPPVPPRFPKLQPVHSPSSSLSYYSSGLQDGAGSRSGSGSPSPDTYSLYCYPCTWGDCKVGESPSRPRPGPLPSTTQPSQASRALVEPLSSGAASLWGADTPVKTYHSCLPPFKPSHPQKRFAPLGALNPFSGPAYPPGPSAASSSGPTASSGPPATSSPAHSPGPGPPGQACSAAASSCCPTSSSSSSERQTPALEPSDPFELGRGSSPEPELLRCQEPRAVRAPGPGPGLLPLGPPKAFEPEGLVLRQVPAPLSPVALQGPEAGRARLLLTQGRLEGPPASPRDGATGWGGRDASSWQPPADLSALSLEEVSRSLRFIGLSEDVVSFFARERIDGSIFVQLSEDILADDFHLTKLQVKKIMQFIKGWRPKI; encoded by the exons GTGGTGTCAGGCGAGTTCAGCGAGGACAGCGAGGTGTACAACTTCACGCTGCACGCCGGCGACGAGCTCACTCTCATGGGCCAGGCGGAGATCCTGTGCGCCAAGACCACCAAGGAGCGCTCACGCTTCACCACCCTGCTGCGCAAGCTGGGCCGGGCCGGGGCGCTGGCCGGggtgggcggcggcggcggcggcccggggGGCACGGGGGCCGCGGGTGGCAGCGGGGGCGCCAGGCCCATCAAAGGCAAGATGCCCTGCCTCATCTGCATGAACCACCGCACCAATGAGAGCCTGAGCCTGCCCTTCCAGTGCCAGGGCCGCTTCAGCACGCGCAGCCCGCTGGAGCTGCAGATGCAGGAGGGCGAGCACACGGTGCGCGCCATCATCGAGCGCGTGCGGCTCCCGGTGAACGTGCTGGTGCCCAGCCGGCCGCCGCGCAACCCCTACGACCTACACCCGGTGCGGGAGGGCCACTGCTACAAACTGGTCAGCATCATCTCCAAGACGGTGGTGCTGGGGCTGGCGCTGCGCCGCGAGGGCCCGGCGCCGCTGCACTTCCTGCTGCTCACCGACATGCCCCGCTTCGCGCTACCGCAGGGCCTGCTGGCCGGGGACCCGCGTGTCGAGCGCCTGGTGCGCGACAGCGCCTCCTACTGCCGCGAGCGCTTCGACCCCGACGAGTACTCGACCGCCGTGCGCGAAGCGCCCGCCGAGCTGGCCGAAGACTGCGCCAGCCCGCGCCGCGCGCGCCTCTGCCTGCCCGCGCCCCCGCGCGCCCTCCGGCCCGCCCGCGACCCCGCCTCCGGCCCCGGCCCGACCTGCGACGGCGACCAGGAGGAGTACGTGAGTCCCGACTGGGCCGGCGCGCCCGAGCCCGCAGCGCCACCCGCCGAGATCCCCTACGAGGAGCTGTGGACGCACCAGGCGGCTGAAGGCTTCGCCGAGGGCAGGACCCGGCCGCTCCCGGGGCCCGACCTCATCTCCTTCGGGGCCACCGGGCCGCCCCACCTGGAGCCCGAGGCGGCCCCGCCTCCAGTGCCTCCCAAATCCGAGGCG GTGAAGGAGGAATGCCGCCTGCTCAATGCCCCTCCTGTGCCCCCCCGAGGTGGCAGTGCCAATGGCCGGCTCTCGGGCAGTCCTCCGGTGCCCCCACGCTTCCCCAAGCTGCAGCCTGTCCActcccccagctccagcctctcCTACTACTCCTCTGGCCTCCAGGATGG GGCGGGCTCCCGCAGTGGCAGTGGCTCTCCGTCACCGGATACCTACTCCCTCTATTGCTACCCATGCACCTGGGGAGACTGCAAGGTGGGCGAGTCCCCCAGCCGCCCACGCCCGGGACCCCTGCCCTCGACTACGCAGCCCAGCCAGGCCTCCCGGGCCCTTGTAGAGCCCCTGAGCAGTGGAGCTGCTTCTCTCTGGGGGGCCGACACCCCGGTCAAGACCTaccacagctgcctgcctccattcaagccctcccacccccagaaacGCTTCGCTCCCCTTGGAGCTCTGAACCCCTTTTCCGGGCCTGCCTACCCCCCAGGCCCTTCAGCCGCCTCCTCTTCTGGGCCCACAGCCAGCTCAGGTCCCCCGGCTACCTCCAGCCCCGCTCATTCCCCGGGCCCGGGCCCTCCAGGCCAGGCCTGTTCGGCGGCTGCCTCCTCCTGCtgtcccacctcctcctcctcttcctctgagcGGCAGACACCTGCCCTGGAGCCCTCTGATCCCTTTGAGCTGGGCCGGGGCAGTTCTCCAGAGCCGGAGCTGCTGCGCTGTCAGGAGCCCAGAGCTGTGAGGgctcctgggcctgggcctggccttcTGCCACTTGGACCCCCCAAGGCCTTTGAGCCTGAAGGTTTGGTGCTGCGGCAGGTCCCCGCCCCCCTGTCCCCCGTGGCCCTGCAGGGGCCCGAAGCAGGCAGAGCACGACTCCTTCTCACCCAGGGGCGCCTGGAAGGGCCTCCGGCCAGTCCCCGGGATGGGGCCACAGGCTGGGGCGGCCGGGATGCCTCCTCCTGGCAGCCCCCCGCTGACTTGTCTGCACTCTCCCTGGAGGAGGTCTCACGAAGCCTGCGTTTCATCGGGCTCTCGGAGGACGTGGTGAGCTTCTTTGCCCGAGAGCGCATTGACGGCAGCATCTTCGTGCAGCTCAGTGAGGACATCTTGGCAGATGACTTTCACCTCACCAAGCTGCAGGTCAAGAAGATCATGCAGTTCATCAAAGGCTGGCGGCCCAAGATCTGA